The DNA sequence GCGGGCTCGCGCGCGCCGACGCGTGGGCGCCGGCCGGCGCCGGCGTCGCGCTCGTCGCGGCGTTCTGCCTCTGGGCGGTCCCGCGCGGCCACCGCGCGCTGGTCGACGTCGCGCTCCTGCGGCACCGGCCGCTGTGGACCAGCTCGGCGCTGATGTTCCTGTCCGGGTTCGGGCTGTTCGGCGCGATGTTCCTGCTGCCGCTGTACTTCCAGACGGTGCGGGGCCACGACGTGCTCCAGGCGGGCCTGCTGCTCATCCCCCAGGGCGTCGGGGCGCTGCTCAGCCGCGTCGCGCTCGGCAAGGTCGTCGAGCGGGTCGGCCCGCGCTGGATCACGCTGACCGCGTTCCTCGTGACGGCGGTGGCGACCGTCCCGTTCGCGTTCGCCGGCGCGATGACCAACCAGTGGTGGCTCATGGGCGTGCTGCTGGTGCGCGGGCTGGGCCTGGGCTCGGCGCTCATCCCCCTCATGGCCCACGCCTTCACGGGCCTCGCGCACGACGACGTCCCCGACGCCTCGATCGTCTCGCGGCTGCTGCAACAGCTCGGCGGGTCGTTCGGCACCGCAGTGCTGGCCACCGTGCTGGCCGGACAGGCGGCGCACGCGCACGACCTCGTCGGCGCCGCGCACGCCTTCGACCACGCCTTCTGGTGGGCCGTCGCGTTCACCCTGGTCGCCGTCGCGCTGTCCTTCCTCCTCCCCGGGCAGCCTCCCGGGCGGGCGCCACGGGCGGAGCAGGACCGCCCCGGTCAGCCGGCGCGGACGGAGCGCGCGGTCGCGCGCGCCTGAGACGTTTTCGCTCAGAGCGAAACGGGTCGAACCGGCGGATGCGTGAGGGCCGTCACCGGGTTGTGACAGTCACGACCCCGAGGAAGGCGCTCCCGATGGCTGCGTGGAACCCCGACCTGACCCTCCCCCGCTGGCTGTCGTTCGTCCAGCCGGCCCTGCAGTGGTATCAGCTGCGCCGCGACCTCACCGCGCTCACCGCCGAGGTCGACGAGCAGCGCGAGGCCGCGAGCCCGGACGCCTGCCCGGCCTCCTGAGCCTCGCGGGGCGGGCGGGTCCCGCCCCACACAACGCACCACGGGCGAGAGCGGCGCGCGACGTATCGCGCGCCGCTCTCGCCCCTCCCTTCCTCTCGGGCGTCCCTCTCGGGCGTCCCCACGACCCA is a window from the Xylanimonas ulmi genome containing:
- a CDS encoding MDR family MFS transporter, with translation MVENSGPPPEVKRITWTVLVGGMAVLFDSTIVAVGIHTLATDLDVSLATIQWVSTAYLLALGVAVPLVGWAQRALGSKRLWMAALALFLLGSVLCSLAWDATSLIAFRAVQGLAGGMLMPLMTTMVMQAARGQNLGKLAVTIGLPVALGPIVGPVLGGLILQYLHWSWMFWVNVPFCVAGLILAWRVLPRDPAPTRARLDVVGLALLTPGLVSLLYGLSNVSHDGGLARADAWAPAGAGVALVAAFCLWAVPRGHRALVDVALLRHRPLWTSSALMFLSGFGLFGAMFLLPLYFQTVRGHDVLQAGLLLIPQGVGALLSRVALGKVVERVGPRWITLTAFLVTAVATVPFAFAGAMTNQWWLMGVLLVRGLGLGSALIPLMAHAFTGLAHDDVPDASIVSRLLQQLGGSFGTAVLATVLAGQAAHAHDLVGAAHAFDHAFWWAVAFTLVAVALSFLLPGQPPGRAPRAEQDRPGQPARTERAVARA